The Lacipirellula parvula genome window below encodes:
- a CDS encoding LamG domain-containing protein translates to MNTVGQSKKSAARRLLLAAGTLAMFAAPAEAVLVHKYTFNNGNANDSVGTANGTVIDNTGISSYTGGALDLTRNNNANSNQDFSLPTTVGAYVDLPNGVFSSAMNTGSFGAATLEIWATPQENRNWARLVDFGTSNGGENTSGGAGASAYVLMTAQQSINGQASASVHTAGGVENFAHSGAPLAVGVKSHMVAVFDHTNTTAGPNGTLTLYINNGAPVTAAIPTGIDLTVLNDNNNWLGRAQWPDPLFDGLIDEFRIYDNALTAGEVAASFTAGPEPAPVPVLTVNRSTGVISLSNQSGGGINVTGYSIGSVGGGLNPATWTSIDAGNTFDPNGTWTSSSSTNLSIAESVTGGTLDGGTIAGNGSASIGAAWKKTPIEDLTFNYTMNGGATGAGQIVYTGTAAKRSDLNGDGLVNAADWAVFVPNASTAFATDPAVTAYLKGDLDGDKDNDYADFKLFKADYIAANGEAAFAALGAAVPEPATLGLAGLASVALVAARRRAAGK, encoded by the coding sequence ATGAACACCGTGGGACAATCCAAGAAATCGGCGGCCCGTCGGCTTTTGCTAGCCGCTGGGACGCTCGCCATGTTTGCCGCACCGGCTGAAGCCGTGCTGGTGCACAAGTACACGTTCAACAACGGCAACGCCAACGATTCAGTCGGCACCGCGAACGGCACCGTCATCGATAACACCGGCATCTCCAGCTACACCGGCGGTGCACTCGATCTGACGCGGAACAACAACGCCAACTCGAACCAGGACTTCTCCTTGCCGACGACCGTCGGAGCATACGTTGATTTGCCCAACGGCGTGTTCTCGTCGGCAATGAACACCGGTAGCTTTGGCGCGGCGACGCTAGAAATCTGGGCCACTCCGCAGGAAAACCGCAACTGGGCCCGGCTTGTCGACTTCGGCACCAGCAATGGCGGTGAAAATACCTCCGGCGGCGCTGGCGCGTCGGCCTACGTGTTGATGACTGCCCAGCAAAGCATCAATGGCCAAGCGTCGGCGTCGGTCCACACCGCGGGCGGCGTTGAAAACTTCGCCCACAGCGGGGCGCCGCTCGCCGTCGGCGTCAAAAGCCACATGGTCGCCGTTTTCGACCATACGAACACGACTGCCGGCCCGAACGGGACGCTGACGCTGTACATCAACAACGGCGCCCCAGTTACCGCGGCGATTCCCACTGGAATTGACCTCACTGTGTTGAATGACAACAACAACTGGCTCGGACGCGCTCAGTGGCCCGATCCGTTGTTCGACGGACTCATTGACGAGTTCCGGATTTACGACAACGCGCTGACTGCCGGTGAAGTCGCGGCTTCCTTCACCGCCGGGCCTGAGCCCGCACCGGTGCCGGTGCTCACCGTCAACCGGTCGACGGGCGTGATCTCGTTGAGCAACCAGTCTGGCGGCGGCATCAACGTGACGGGCTACTCGATTGGCTCCGTCGGCGGCGGTTTGAACCCCGCGACCTGGACGTCGATCGACGCCGGCAACACGTTCGACCCGAACGGAACGTGGACGAGCAGCTCTTCCACGAACCTGAGCATTGCCGAATCGGTCACCGGCGGAACGCTCGACGGCGGCACGATTGCCGGCAACGGCTCGGCCTCGATCGGCGCCGCTTGGAAGAAGACTCCGATTGAAGATCTGACCTTCAACTACACGATGAATGGCGGCGCTACCGGAGCGGGACAAATCGTCTACACCGGCACGGCGGCCAAACGCAGCGATTTGAACGGCGACGGTTTGGTGAACGCCGCCGACTGGGCGGTGTTCGTCCCGAACGCCTCCACCGCGTTCGCTACGGACCCCGCCGTCACGGCCTACCTCAAAGGCGACCTGGACGGCGATAAGGACAACGATTACGCCGACTTCAAGCTTTTCAAGGCAGACTATATCGCCGCCAACGGCGAGGCTGCTTTCGCCGCACTCGGCGCCGCCGTGCCCGAGCCGGCGACGCTTGGCCTCGCGGGGCTGGCCTCCGTCGCGCTCGTCGCCGCCCGGCGCCGCGCTGCCGGAAAGTAA
- a CDS encoding PQQ-dependent sugar dehydrogenase produces MHQQSLITALLVACWLTAGWGESARAAYTVERVVGGLNQPVGMTQAPGDNSSLYIVERSDTGNQLGRIRKFDMQTQTFSTFLDVAGSINSDGGLLGLTFNPDYQTNGLFYTTSNNNGTNALDEYKVVSGTPVLQRRLLQYQNLNNVFHTINQVHFRPNGNNNELFVTMGDGGTQADEAGFNPALIESPTSVYGKMLRFDLTASFPTPATDATHAGVSVALTGLRNPFRSGFDRQTGDFYIGDVGFNTAEEVNYVPSSFFANPANPPLNFGWTSREGTIATTQPGVGGPGSPGDLNPIFDYAHYSNPLPHPTQLVGSSITGGYVYRGPVPELQGRYFFSDFSNGNVYSGNFNTSTPTSSYDGTNLTGLTNHTTAFETAIGGGANIQFVTSFGEDNAGNLYIVKFGNAFFPALGQGEIFRIVPAAAINVTVNRDTGAITLTNNTTAAVNLTALTISSPFGAINPTALTSITGHYDSTGNGSVDGNNPWQITSAAGNNLTFTEVTTGDAGTLGVGQQIILSAGGGWLKSPTQDLAISLMVNGSPLATTVAYAGNGGHAFGRSDLNFNGTLTAADWAVFLTGAYANLSGLSKAESYALGDLDGDGDSDFVDFRLFKQDYDAVNGVGAFVAMSGIVPEPSAAFLLSVACVAATLLVRSPHAFTAQRCLAVAATRQLG; encoded by the coding sequence ATGCATCAACAATCGCTGATAACCGCTTTGCTCGTCGCCTGCTGGCTAACCGCCGGCTGGGGCGAGTCGGCGCGCGCCGCCTACACGGTGGAACGCGTTGTCGGCGGTCTCAATCAGCCCGTCGGCATGACACAGGCGCCCGGCGACAATAGCTCTCTCTACATCGTCGAACGGAGCGATACAGGCAACCAGCTTGGTCGCATTCGTAAGTTCGACATGCAAACTCAAACATTCAGCACTTTTCTCGACGTTGCCGGATCGATCAATTCCGATGGCGGACTCCTTGGCCTAACTTTTAACCCCGACTACCAAACAAACGGCCTCTTTTATACGACCAGCAACAACAACGGCACGAACGCCCTCGACGAATACAAAGTCGTCTCGGGTACGCCCGTCCTCCAGCGCCGCCTGCTTCAATATCAGAACCTCAACAACGTCTTCCATACGATCAACCAAGTTCATTTCCGCCCTAATGGCAACAACAACGAGTTGTTCGTCACGATGGGCGACGGCGGCACCCAGGCCGATGAAGCAGGATTCAACCCCGCGCTCATCGAAAGCCCAACGTCGGTTTACGGAAAGATGCTGCGGTTCGATCTGACGGCCAGCTTCCCCACCCCGGCTACGGACGCCACGCATGCCGGCGTCAGCGTGGCGTTGACGGGGCTTCGCAATCCGTTCCGCTCGGGCTTTGATCGCCAAACGGGCGACTTCTACATCGGCGACGTCGGGTTCAACACCGCCGAAGAGGTGAACTACGTCCCCAGCAGCTTCTTCGCCAATCCCGCCAACCCGCCCCTCAACTTCGGTTGGACGTCGCGCGAGGGCACCATCGCGACGACCCAACCCGGCGTCGGGGGCCCCGGCTCGCCCGGCGACCTCAACCCCATCTTCGACTACGCCCACTACAGCAACCCCCTGCCCCACCCGACGCAACTTGTTGGCAGCTCGATCACCGGCGGTTACGTGTATCGCGGCCCTGTTCCGGAACTTCAAGGCCGCTACTTTTTCTCCGACTTTTCCAACGGCAACGTTTACTCAGGCAACTTCAACACAAGCACGCCGACGTCTAGCTACGACGGTACGAATCTCACTGGCCTGACGAACCACACGACGGCTTTCGAAACCGCCATCGGCGGCGGAGCGAACATCCAGTTCGTGACGTCGTTCGGCGAAGACAACGCCGGCAATTTGTACATCGTAAAGTTCGGGAACGCCTTCTTCCCCGCGCTCGGCCAAGGCGAGATTTTCCGCATCGTGCCGGCGGCCGCCATCAATGTGACGGTCAATCGCGACACGGGCGCGATCACGTTGACAAACAATACGACGGCAGCCGTCAATCTCACGGCACTCACCATCAGCTCGCCGTTTGGAGCGATCAATCCAACGGCGCTGACGTCGATCACCGGCCATTACGACTCGACCGGCAACGGCTCGGTCGATGGCAACAACCCCTGGCAGATCACCTCAGCCGCCGGGAATAACCTGACGTTCACCGAAGTCACCACTGGCGACGCCGGCACGCTGGGCGTCGGCCAGCAGATCATCCTGTCAGCCGGCGGCGGTTGGTTGAAATCGCCGACGCAAGACTTGGCGATTAGCCTGATGGTGAACGGTTCGCCGCTGGCGACCACGGTCGCCTACGCGGGTAACGGCGGCCACGCCTTTGGCCGTAGCGATCTCAACTTCAACGGTACGCTGACGGCAGCCGATTGGGCGGTCTTCCTCACCGGGGCCTACGCCAATCTTTCGGGACTCAGCAAAGCCGAGTCATACGCCCTCGGCGATTTGGACGGCGACGGCGACAGCGATTTCGTCGACTTCCGTTTGTTCAAGCAAGATTACGACGCGGTCAACGGCGTTGGCGCGTTCGTCGCGATGTCGGGCATCGTGCCCGAACCAAGTGCGGCGTTTTTGTTGAGCGTCGCCTGCGTGGCGGCCACGCTTCTCGTTCGATCCCCTCATGCTTTCACAGCGCAGCGCTGCCTGGCGGTCGCTGCCACTCGTCAACTCGGTTAG
- a CDS encoding alpha-L-arabinofuranosidase C-terminal domain-containing protein produces the protein MARQLSRRDAVKSLVVGATAATLASARNAHAAAEKGSLLQVDLTPRFELSPYLYMQFMEPLGVTDSSVEASWDHLQDRWRPDLIAATQDLAPTMMRWGGIFTDFYRWREGVGPRDKRPPMVNLMWGGLESNQIGTAEFIDFCRQVKSEPLMCVNFAGDGRKQYREAKGSMRWGDAQEAADWVAYCNDPDNAERRGHGFADPLTIRYWQLGNETSYDNRGFNKGEAIAKTIEFSKAMRQVDPSIQVIAWGDSGWAADMYEQAGDHVDMLAFHQMFNPDSDERPVLRGELYRRDPAATWDCLMNAWQINDRKIRETRDGLKGRDVPLAMTECHFAIPGRNRCDVLSTWATGVSYGRILNNHQRHGDVLKIATAADFCGTRWQVNAVMMPTPHGKSYLMPVARVMKLYRHHIGEQAVEVTDVPDGLDVVASRTGDKLFLHVVNTNRDRAASAELNLAGATIKRATAFEIADDPMVEVSDLNSDDVMQIAERTLSNDGKWEFPAASVSAVEIELTG, from the coding sequence ATGGCTCGGCAACTTTCTCGCCGCGATGCGGTGAAGTCGTTGGTCGTTGGCGCGACCGCGGCGACGCTAGCGAGTGCGCGCAACGCGCATGCCGCGGCTGAGAAAGGATCGCTGCTACAGGTCGATCTGACGCCGCGATTCGAGTTGTCTCCTTATCTCTATATGCAATTCATGGAGCCGTTGGGCGTCACCGACAGCTCTGTCGAGGCTTCGTGGGACCATTTGCAAGATCGTTGGCGGCCAGACTTGATCGCCGCTACGCAAGATTTGGCGCCGACGATGATGCGTTGGGGCGGGATCTTTACCGATTTCTACCGCTGGCGCGAAGGCGTCGGGCCGCGTGACAAGCGTCCCCCGATGGTCAACCTCATGTGGGGCGGCCTCGAATCAAACCAGATCGGGACGGCTGAGTTCATCGACTTCTGCCGGCAGGTGAAGTCTGAGCCGCTGATGTGCGTCAATTTCGCTGGCGACGGTCGCAAGCAGTATCGCGAAGCGAAGGGGAGCATGCGGTGGGGCGACGCTCAGGAAGCGGCCGACTGGGTCGCTTACTGCAACGATCCCGATAACGCCGAACGCCGCGGCCACGGATTCGCCGATCCGCTGACGATTCGCTACTGGCAGTTGGGAAATGAAACCTCGTACGACAACCGAGGCTTCAACAAGGGCGAGGCGATCGCCAAGACGATCGAGTTTTCAAAGGCGATGCGGCAGGTCGATCCCTCCATTCAAGTGATCGCCTGGGGCGATTCGGGGTGGGCGGCCGACATGTACGAGCAAGCGGGCGACCACGTCGACATGCTCGCGTTCCATCAGATGTTCAACCCGGATAGCGATGAGCGTCCGGTGCTGCGAGGCGAACTCTACCGTCGCGATCCGGCGGCGACGTGGGATTGCCTGATGAACGCTTGGCAGATCAACGACCGCAAGATTCGCGAAACACGCGACGGACTAAAGGGCCGCGACGTGCCGCTGGCGATGACGGAGTGCCACTTTGCGATTCCGGGACGTAACCGCTGCGATGTTCTTTCCACCTGGGCGACGGGGGTTTCCTACGGGCGGATTTTGAACAACCACCAGCGGCACGGCGACGTGCTGAAGATCGCCACCGCGGCCGATTTTTGCGGCACGCGGTGGCAGGTGAACGCGGTGATGATGCCGACGCCGCACGGCAAGTCGTATTTGATGCCGGTCGCGCGGGTGATGAAGCTCTACCGCCATCACATCGGCGAGCAGGCGGTGGAAGTGACTGATGTTCCGGATGGCTTGGACGTTGTGGCAAGCCGGACCGGCGACAAACTTTTCTTGCACGTCGTGAACACGAATCGCGATCGGGCGGCGTCCGCAGAGTTAAACCTCGCGGGCGCGACGATCAAGCGTGCGACGGCGTTTGAAATCGCGGACGACCCGATGGTCGAGGTCTCCGATTTGAACAGTGACGACGTGATGCAGATCGCCGAGCGGACGCTCTCGAACGACGGGAAGTGGGAATTCCCGGCGGCCTCGGTGAGCGCGGTGGAGATCGAGCTCACGGGATAG
- a CDS encoding XylR family transcriptional regulator → MSERLRVALDIETSLVYGRRLLEGVSRYLRANRPWSIYIEQHELGSDLPGFLKRWNGDGIITRQASPESIKLLKRRHLAAIDLGDIHPHLGLLRIGSAQVTIGRMAAEHLLERGFEHFACCGFEGEHWSQRRRDGFIAEIGHAGFQTSVYESPSAGLQVWKRDQQRLVEWINSLPRPVGVFATNDMRGQHILDACARLDLAVPEQVAVIGVDNDDLVCNLCNPALSSIIPNPERIGYEAAGWLDRMMQGETPAALDIEIPPLGIAVRQSSDVFAVSDPTLAAALRFIRERACDGATVTDLLNHLSVSRSWLERNFRKLLNRSPQAEIRMVQIKRCKELLRTTNLSLEKIAGLAGFEHPEYMSVVFKRETGRTPGQYRSNGSAPVGAAAAGGNSISAANAIDVKKRNGMMI, encoded by the coding sequence ATGTCCGAGCGCCTACGCGTCGCCCTCGACATTGAAACGTCCCTCGTTTACGGACGGCGACTCCTGGAAGGAGTCTCGCGCTACCTCCGCGCCAACCGGCCTTGGTCGATCTATATCGAACAGCACGAACTCGGCAGCGACCTGCCCGGCTTCCTCAAACGCTGGAACGGCGACGGCATTATCACCCGCCAAGCGAGCCCCGAGTCGATCAAGCTCCTCAAGCGGCGTCATCTCGCCGCTATCGATCTCGGCGACATCCATCCCCATCTTGGTTTGCTGCGGATCGGCTCCGCCCAAGTCACCATCGGGCGGATGGCGGCTGAACACCTATTGGAGCGAGGCTTCGAGCATTTCGCCTGCTGCGGGTTCGAAGGCGAGCATTGGTCGCAGCGTCGCCGCGACGGCTTCATCGCCGAGATCGGCCACGCCGGCTTTCAAACGAGCGTCTACGAGTCGCCGAGCGCCGGTCTGCAGGTTTGGAAGCGCGATCAGCAACGGCTCGTCGAGTGGATCAACTCGCTGCCGCGTCCCGTCGGCGTCTTCGCAACGAATGATATGCGCGGCCAACACATTCTCGACGCCTGTGCCCGGCTCGATCTCGCGGTCCCCGAACAAGTCGCGGTGATCGGCGTCGATAACGACGATCTTGTCTGCAATCTCTGCAACCCGGCTCTTTCGAGCATCATCCCCAATCCGGAGCGCATTGGTTACGAAGCGGCTGGTTGGCTCGATCGGATGATGCAAGGCGAAACGCCGGCCGCGCTCGACATCGAGATCCCGCCGCTCGGCATCGCCGTGCGGCAGTCTTCGGATGTGTTCGCCGTTTCCGATCCAACTCTTGCGGCGGCGCTTCGCTTTATCCGCGAACGGGCCTGCGACGGCGCCACGGTCACCGATCTGCTGAACCACCTGTCGGTGTCGCGCAGCTGGCTCGAACGAAACTTCCGCAAGTTGCTCAACCGCTCGCCGCAGGCCGAGATTCGCATGGTGCAGATTAAGCGGTGCAAGGAACTGTTGCGGACAACGAACCTCTCGCTCGAAAAGATCGCCGGCCTCGCCGGATTTGAACACCCCGAATACATGAGCGTGGTGTTCAAGCGCGAGACCGGCCGCACCCCCGGACAGTATCGCAGCAATGGGTCGGCCCCCGTCGGCGCAGCGGCTGCGGGCGGAAACTCGATCAGCGCGGCGAACGCCATCGACGTAAAGAAGCGAAATGGCATGATGATATGA
- a CDS encoding PSD1 and planctomycete cytochrome C domain-containing protein, with product MSDEQTTADVRTTLRRAATAARLLSAIAFLGLLVGDVESSHAAPVNFSREVKPILARRCFACHGPDSGEGGLRLDSREHALAELDSGLLAIVPKDVDSSELLARVTAEDEFTRMPPEGKPLTEHEIDVLRRWIAEGAEYQKHWAFVAPEKHEPPVIEGENKAWVRTPIDAFILAQLEANNLQPAPKADKRTLCRRAYYDLTGLPPTEQQLEEFLDDESPDAWEKLIDKLLASPHYGERWGRHWLDLVRFAETNSFERDGQKPNAWKYRDYVIRSFNDDKPYDQFIKEQLAGDELDEVTRDSIIATGYYRLGIWDDEPADSVQARSDEMDDLIATTSQAFLGLTVGCARCHDHKIDPIPQKDYYGMAAFFGDVTSYGDRGDQTSCNQWDLSPPETAARRRELREQADLVNREVVSMEEVGVKRMEAPDQRRSETHDRERLLKRKLKKYLNASEWEQYQATRQRLDAAHAELRELGEPESALALARCNAHPEPTHLNVRGNPHVPGEVVEPRFPQLFGVEQPTIPAAPAGARSAGRRKVLADWIASNDNMLTSRVIANRVWQHHFGRGLVRSANNFGELGDVPTHPELLDWLAIWLTEHEWKLKPLHRLIMTSSAYQMSSQADAVALAADPLNDNLWRFDLRRLGAEELRDATLAASGKLNLEMYGPSFYPEMSPEVLATQSMPGQGWGKSSSKEQSRRSVYIYVKRSLLTPLLTAFDFPDVDASCEARFNTTQPGQALSMLNGQFANEQAGYLANRVRTEAGDDPKDQVARAIEITLGREATKEEIADGLELLNQLTKEHNRDPQEALRYWCLVALNQNEFLYLD from the coding sequence ATGAGTGACGAGCAGACCACTGCCGACGTGCGTACGACGCTGCGACGCGCTGCGACCGCTGCACGTCTGTTGTCGGCGATTGCGTTCCTCGGCTTGTTAGTCGGCGACGTCGAGTCGTCCCATGCGGCTCCAGTAAACTTCTCTCGTGAAGTGAAGCCGATCTTGGCCCGCCGTTGCTTTGCCTGCCACGGTCCCGACTCGGGCGAAGGGGGCCTCCGGCTCGACAGCCGCGAGCACGCCCTCGCGGAGCTTGATTCGGGCCTACTTGCGATCGTGCCGAAGGACGTTGATTCGAGTGAGTTGCTCGCAAGAGTCACTGCAGAGGATGAGTTCACGCGGATGCCGCCGGAAGGTAAGCCGCTCACGGAGCACGAGATTGACGTGCTCCGTCGCTGGATCGCCGAAGGTGCGGAGTATCAGAAGCATTGGGCGTTCGTCGCTCCAGAAAAGCACGAGCCGCCGGTGATTGAGGGCGAGAATAAGGCGTGGGTGCGAACGCCAATCGATGCATTCATCCTCGCGCAGCTCGAGGCGAATAATCTGCAGCCGGCGCCGAAGGCGGATAAGCGAACGCTCTGCCGCCGCGCTTACTACGACCTCACCGGCTTGCCGCCCACTGAACAACAGCTTGAGGAATTCCTCGACGACGAATCGCCCGACGCTTGGGAGAAGTTAATCGACAAGCTGCTCGCGTCGCCCCATTACGGCGAGCGTTGGGGCCGGCATTGGCTTGACCTCGTCCGTTTCGCCGAGACCAACAGCTTTGAGCGCGACGGCCAGAAACCGAACGCTTGGAAGTACCGCGATTACGTCATCCGCAGTTTTAACGACGACAAGCCGTATGATCAGTTCATCAAAGAACAGCTCGCGGGCGATGAACTTGACGAGGTGACGCGTGATTCGATCATCGCCACCGGCTACTATCGCCTCGGAATCTGGGACGACGAGCCGGCCGATTCAGTCCAGGCGCGCTCGGATGAGATGGACGATCTCATCGCGACAACCAGCCAGGCGTTCCTCGGCCTCACCGTTGGGTGCGCCCGCTGCCACGATCACAAGATCGATCCGATCCCGCAGAAGGATTACTACGGAATGGCGGCGTTCTTCGGCGACGTCACCTCCTACGGCGATCGCGGCGACCAGACCTCATGCAATCAGTGGGATCTGAGCCCGCCGGAGACGGCGGCACGTCGTCGCGAGCTCCGCGAGCAGGCCGACCTCGTGAATCGTGAAGTGGTCTCGATGGAAGAGGTCGGCGTCAAGCGGATGGAAGCTCCCGACCAGCGCCGGAGCGAAACGCACGATCGCGAGCGACTGCTGAAACGTAAGCTAAAAAAGTATCTCAACGCGTCGGAGTGGGAGCAGTACCAAGCGACGCGGCAGCGGCTCGACGCGGCGCACGCCGAGCTGCGCGAACTCGGCGAACCAGAGTCGGCCCTCGCGCTCGCGCGCTGCAACGCGCATCCCGAGCCAACGCACCTCAACGTCCGCGGCAACCCTCACGTCCCGGGCGAAGTGGTCGAACCCCGCTTCCCGCAACTCTTCGGCGTCGAGCAGCCGACGATTCCCGCAGCGCCGGCAGGCGCGCGTTCGGCCGGCCGGCGCAAGGTGCTCGCCGACTGGATCGCGTCCAACGACAACATGCTCACGTCGCGGGTGATCGCGAACCGCGTCTGGCAGCACCACTTTGGCCGCGGCCTCGTCCGCTCGGCGAACAACTTTGGCGAGCTCGGCGACGTGCCGACGCATCCCGAACTATTAGATTGGCTCGCGATCTGGCTCACCGAGCATGAGTGGAAACTGAAGCCGCTCCACCGGTTGATCATGACCAGTAGCGCCTACCAGATGTCGAGCCAGGCCGACGCCGTCGCGCTCGCCGCCGATCCGCTCAACGACAATCTCTGGCGATTTGACCTGCGCCGCCTCGGCGCCGAAGAACTCCGCGATGCGACGCTTGCCGCTAGCGGGAAGCTGAACCTTGAGATGTACGGCCCGAGCTTTTACCCCGAGATGTCGCCCGAAGTCCTCGCCACGCAGTCGATGCCAGGCCAAGGCTGGGGCAAGTCGTCGTCCAAAGAACAATCGAGACGCAGCGTCTATATCTACGTGAAGCGCTCGCTGCTGACGCCGCTCCTCACGGCATTCGACTTCCCCGACGTCGACGCCAGCTGCGAAGCACGCTTCAACACAACCCAACCGGGCCAAGCGCTGTCAATGCTCAACGGCCAGTTCGCCAACGAGCAAGCCGGCTACCTCGCCAATCGCGTCCGCACCGAAGCGGGCGACGATCCGAAAGACCAAGTCGCCCGCGCGATCGAAATCACCTTAGGCCGCGAAGCGACCAAAGAAGAAATCGCCGACGGCCTCGAGCTATTAAATCAACTCACAAAAGAACACAACCGCGACCCGCAAGAAGCCCTCCGCTACTGGTGCCTAGTCGCGCTCAACCAAAACGAATTCCTGTACCTAGACTAA
- a CDS encoding DUF1501 domain-containing protein yields the protein MTNHMHNFCGRTRREFLWESGCGFGAAALASLLSADGALGAAANPLAPKPAPGSAKAKSVIFLFMYGGPSHIDTFDYKPTMVGMDGKTIAVKTHGRGGHKNEGRIVEPRWKFKQYGQSGKWVSDLFPNLAHCVDDIAFMHSMTAESPIHGSAMLMMNSGKLQSGSPSIGSWVNYGLGSVNENMPGYVVMLDHTGGPISGAKNWSSGYMPATYAGTVFRPDGSPINDLKLPEGTTRPLQRDLLDTLAKLNERHRQPRLDQADLASRISTYELAYKMQQHAPEAVDLSQETEHTKKLYGLDNEQTRQFGTRCLLARRLVERGVRFIQVYSGGSHNDDNWDAHGDLVANHTKHAGATDLPIAGLLKDLKQRGLLEETLVVWGGEFGRQPTAEYDVGTGRDHNSMGFTMWMAGGGVKGGVSVGQTDEIGSVAVDQPMHVKRLHATVLNQLGLDPNALSYFFRGLDQKLVGVEHTEPIKEIIS from the coding sequence ATGACTAATCACATGCACAACTTCTGCGGTCGAACGCGGCGGGAGTTTTTGTGGGAGAGCGGCTGCGGGTTCGGCGCGGCGGCGCTCGCGTCGCTGCTGTCGGCCGACGGAGCCCTTGGCGCCGCGGCCAATCCGCTCGCCCCGAAGCCTGCCCCCGGCTCCGCGAAGGCGAAGAGCGTCATCTTCTTGTTCATGTACGGCGGCCCGAGCCACATCGACACGTTTGATTACAAGCCGACGATGGTCGGCATGGACGGCAAGACGATCGCCGTGAAAACCCACGGCCGCGGCGGGCATAAGAACGAAGGCCGCATCGTCGAGCCGCGGTGGAAGTTCAAGCAGTACGGCCAAAGCGGCAAGTGGGTGAGCGATCTGTTCCCGAACCTCGCCCACTGCGTCGACGACATCGCCTTCATGCATTCGATGACGGCCGAGTCGCCGATCCACGGCTCGGCGATGCTGATGATGAACTCGGGCAAGCTGCAAAGCGGCAGCCCGTCGATCGGCAGCTGGGTCAACTACGGCCTCGGCTCGGTGAATGAAAACATGCCGGGCTACGTGGTGATGCTCGATCACACCGGCGGCCCGATCAGCGGCGCGAAGAACTGGTCGAGCGGCTACATGCCGGCGACGTATGCGGGGACGGTGTTTCGGCCCGACGGCTCGCCGATCAACGACCTCAAGCTGCCCGAAGGCACGACGCGGCCGCTGCAGCGCGACCTGCTCGACACGCTGGCGAAGCTGAACGAACGTCATCGCCAGCCGCGGCTCGATCAAGCCGACCTCGCGTCGCGGATCTCGACCTACGAGCTCGCCTACAAGATGCAGCAACACGCCCCCGAGGCGGTCGATCTGAGCCAAGAGACCGAGCATACGAAGAAGCTCTACGGCCTCGACAACGAGCAGACCCGCCAGTTCGGCACACGGTGCCTCTTGGCTCGCCGGTTAGTGGAGCGAGGCGTCCGCTTCATCCAAGTTTACTCGGGCGGTTCGCACAACGACGACAACTGGGACGCCCACGGCGACCTCGTTGCGAACCACACGAAGCACGCCGGCGCGACCGATCTGCCGATCGCGGGCCTCTTGAAAGATCTCAAGCAGCGCGGCCTGCTCGAAGAAACCTTGGTCGTCTGGGGCGGCGAGTTCGGCCGCCAGCCGACGGCCGAGTACGACGTCGGCACGGGCCGCGACCACAACTCGATGGGTTTTACGATGTGGATGGCCGGCGGCGGCGTGAAGGGGGGCGTGAGCGTCGGCCAAACCGACGAAATCGGCAGCGTCGCGGTCGACCAGCCGATGCACGTCAAACGGCTGCATGCCACCGTGCTCAACCAACTCGGCCTCGATCCCAACGCCCTCAGCTACTTCTTCCGCGGACTCGATCAGAAACTTGTCGGCGTCGAGCATACGGAACCGATTAAAGAGATTATTTCGTAA